A region from the candidate division WOR-3 bacterium genome encodes:
- the rpsR gene encoding 30S ribosomal protein S18 has protein sequence MKSKKCRFCKEGIGIIDYKDVETLKNYLTPRGKIMTIRQTKLCAYHQRKLALAIKRARQMALLPFVKEYVI, from the coding sequence ATGAAATCAAAAAAATGCAGGTTTTGTAAAGAAGGAATAGGAATAATAGATTACAAAGATGTTGAAACTTTGAAAAATTATCTTACTCCAAGAGGTAAGATAATGACAATAAGACAGACAAAGCTCTGTGCATACCATCAGAGGAAGCTTGCCCTTGCAATAAAAAGAGCAAGACAGATGGCACTTTTACCGTTTGTTAAGGAGTATGTGATTTAA